AACTTTAGCCAAACTAAAATTACCTTCCAGTAAAATTTGAGTTTGGCTCAAACTCTGTGGATAGCTGGCCTTAAATCCAGCGTCAGTTCAGGAAGGTTTTGGCGATTTTTAGGAGCTGATCCCGCTTTTCCTCGGGAAGGTCGCGGGCGAGCCTTATCAGCTCGTCTTCGGTCTGGTTGGGGCCTCGGGAAATGAGGTCTCCGTTCGAGCAGCCATAGAGCTTGGCAAGCTTGGTTAAAGTCTTGGTAGTATAGTCGATTTCGCCCCGCTCAAGCAGCGAATAGTTGCTTCCACTCATGTCAATTTTTTCGGCCACATAGTCCTGTGTCCAGCCCCGGGATTTCCGCCAGGCTTTGAAGAAAAGCGGCGCGCGCGTCGGTGTCTTTGCCATAGGCAAAGGATGCGCGAGGGGTGCATGTGGAAGGAACACGATGAAACTAGAATTTGAGTTTGACTAAAATTGAGTCTCACTCAAATCCTGTCGTTATGCAACAGAGTGATTCGCACCCGATCGACCGCTGGATCAGCCTCGATCCCGCCCAGAGGTCGCGCAGCAAGCTATCCGCCTTGGCCGGCTGCACCCCGGGTCGAATTACCCAGATCTGTGACGATGGCGAGTTTCCCTCCCGCAATCTGGCCATTCGGCTTCACGAAATCACTGGGATTCCCTTCGTCACGCTGATGGGCGTGGTTCCGCAGGATCAGAGTGCGCGCGCCGGAGGCCATGCCTGATGGGGCGCTTCCTCAGCTATTTCCAGTTGTCGGATCAGTCTCCGAAGCCCGCCGCGCGGCAGGACCAGGCGCGACACAATGACTCGCGCCCGGGTGCCTTCGTCGGTCCCGTCGACCAGCATGCGCTCGACCGTGAAGTTCAAGCGAACGCACCCGTCATCAGTCTCAACGCCGCCGAGCCCGGTCACGAAGGTGTCCTCAATCGGGACAGGCTCCGTGAGGGGCAGGGCTTCCGCGCGCGCCGCGCTGCCCATTTCGTACGTCCCCCCTGCGGACGAGCCTTCCGCCCGCGTACAGACTCTTGCGCTTCCCGGCAGTTTCGCAAAGCACAAACAACGGTTGGTGCGCCGATTGTGACAGCTTTTGCGCGCAATGGTTTACGCGGAAAACAAGCTAATCCGGGCTTTGCCCTTCTTCACGGGAGGGCGGCGTGAACGACCTCAACTGGCCTTTCTGGCTGATCATCGGGGCGCTCGTCGCCTACTTCTTTATCGCCATTCCAATCCTGTTCTGGCGCGCGCGCCCCAAATCGAGTGCGCGCGCATGAGCGGCGCAGAAATCTCTCCGCGGGACGCCGGTAGCCACGGCGCCTCCGCACACTCTGCGGCTCAGTTGGCCGTAGAGGAAGGGCCGGAGGCGGCGACCGACAAGACCGTCGCCTCCGGTTCTCAGCTCGCGGTCTCGCTGAAGAAGAAGCCGACCGTAACCGCCGCACCCGGCGCGGTCCTATCGAAGCTGTTCGACGGTGCAGGCGAGAAGGTCGACAGCTTCGCCCAGACGCCGAAGGACGCATACGACTATGGCGTCGAACTCATTCAGGCATCGCTCCGCGCCGACAAGCAGCTCGAAGAACTGAACCGGATGGAGCTTTCCAAGCTCGCCGAGCGAGCTGAGTGGGGTGACCGCTCTTGAACGTCCATACGCCGAGCGCGCTTCTACCTTTCGACTACATCGCCGGCGGATGGGCCGAACGCCTTGGCCCGCAATACCGCTACATCCTCGATTATTTCGCGGGCGGTGGCGGCGCGTCGGAAGGCATCAAACAGGCGCTCGGGCGCTCGCCGGATTTTGCGATCAATCACGATCCGGAAGCGCTGGCCCTGCACGAGGCGAACCATCCCGAGACAACGCATCTGCAGGAAAGCGTCTTCAAGGCCAACCCGTTCAACCTGATCGGCCCGAAGGGCAAGATCGGGCTTGTCTGGTATTCGCCCGACTGTAAGCACTTCTCCAAAGCCAAAGGCGGCAAGCCGGTCGAGAAAGAGATCCGCGGCCTTGCGTGGGTCGTGCCGAAGACGATCGCGGATTGCGAGCCCGAGTGCCGCCCCGATGTCATCATCCTCGAGAACGTCGAAGAGTTTCAGGATTGGGGTCCGCTGACGGCGGACAACATGCCCGACAAATCGCGCAAGGGCGAAGAGTTCAAGCGCTGGACAAAGGCGCTCCGCAAGCTCGGTTATGTGCTGGAATGGCGCGAGCTGCGCGCCTGCGACTTCGGCGCGCCGACGATCAGAAAACGCTTCTTCCTCATCGGGCGCCGCGACGGCAAGCCCATCGTTTGGCCCGAGCCGACGCACAAGCCGAAAAGCGTCAACGAAGACGGCATCGTCACGGCGTGGGCCAAAGGTCACGGCCTGACCCTCGCAGATCTTCAGAGCCTCAAGCCCTGGCGCACGGCGGCCGAAATCATCGACTGGAGCAAGCGCGGCTACTCGATCTTCATGTCGAAAGATGAAGCGACGAAGCTGCGCGAGGGCACCGGGGTGCGCGTCAACCGCCCGCTGGAGCCCGCAACGCTGCGCCGTGTGGCGAAGGGCGTGCATCGCTTCGTGCTGACCGCCGCCGATCCCTTCCTCGTTCTGATCAACCACGAAGGCGACGGCTTCCGCGGCCAGGCGCTGACCGAGCCGATGTGCACGCTGACCGCGCGGCGCGATGCGCACGGCGTCGTGTCCCCGACGCTGGCCCGCGTAGCGCATGGCGACGAGGACCGGAGCGGCAAGAAGCGCGGCAAGGGCGAACACTCGATCGAGGAGCCTTTGCCGACCGTCATGGCCTCGCCGGAGTTCGCCACTGTCCAGACCCATCTTGTGCGCACCGATATGACATCGGCTCATGAGCGCAACGGGGTCTACGATCTCGAAGAGCCCCTCCGGACACAGATGTCGTCGAATGCGTTTGCCGCCGTGCAGACGCATCTCATGACGATGCGGAATTCGGAAAAGCCGCACACGGATTCGAATGAGCCGACGCATACGATCACGGCCGGTGGGGCAGGGCTTGCCGCGGTCGAGGCGCATCTTGTCGCGCCGCACATTCAGGCCGCGCAGCATGGCGGATCTATGCGCGACGGCGACGAGCCGGTGCACACCATTACAGCGAGCCGCAAGGATCAGAACTGCCTGGCGGCTGTCCATCTGACGAAGTTCACCACGGGCTCGGTCGGCCAGATGCCGACCGAGCCGGTGCCGACGCTAACATGCGCGCATTCGGACTATCACCCGGGCGGCGCGCTGCCGCTCGGCGTTGTCGAAGCCCATCTTGCTGCGGGCACGATGGTGCAGATGGGTTATGGCGAACACGAAGGCCAGCCGCCGCGGGCGCTCGATATCGACAAACCTCTCGGCACTGCCGTCGCACAGGGAAACAAGTTCGCGGCCGTGACCGCGGATCTGCACGCCGCCTTCATCGCGCAGAACAACAATCACAACGGCGAAGAGGGGCACGCGGGCCGCGATGCCGAACAGCCGCTGTCGACCATCTGCGGTTCGGGTTCGCACGCCGCTGTTGCCTCGGCTGGCCTCATCAATATGCGCGGCAGCGACCGCCGCATGGCCGGCACCGACAAGCCGGTCAACACAATCACCGGGCAGGGCAATCATCTTGGAGCCATCGGCGTCACGCTGATCAAATATTACGGTACCGATCAGAAGCCGGATCTGCGCGCGCCTCTCGACACGGCGACAACGAAAGACCGCTTCGGCCTTGTCGAGGTCGAGACGGCTAGCCTCGATCTCTCGGAAGAGCAGCGTTACGCCGCATGGTGGTGTGCGCGCTTCATGGAGGATTACGGGCCGGAAGAGCCGAAGCCGCTTTATCCGCATTCGCGTGCGTCGATGCTTGGCGTCGGCGGCTATGTGGTCGTCGACATCACGCTCCGCATGCTGATGCCGCGCGAACTCTACAGCGCGCAGGGCTTCCCGCCCGACTACAAGATCGACATCGACTACAAGGGCAAGCCGCTCTCCAAGGCCGCACAGACGCGCATGTGCGGCAACAGCGTACCGCCGCCGCTGGCCCGCGCGCTCGTTGCCGCGAACTGTCCGCACCTCGCCGTGCAAAGCGAGGCGGCATGAACGCACACTTCTCGAAGAAAGAGATCGACCGCTTCTGCGCCGAGATTCGGAAGAAAATCGTCAACGAGGCAACGAGCGATCCTCTCGACGCGATTTTCACACGGATCGCAAAAGAAGTTCTGCCGCTGTTTTCGCGCCTTCTGCTTGAAGAAGTAAACCGCGGCACCGATTCCGCCCAGGTCCAGATCGCAGCGGGAAAGACGATGGCGAACATGGTTGCCAGTCTTTGCGCGGGCACGGTTCGCCAAGAGCGCATGGTGTCGGAAACGACGATGGCGTTCTGCGTTCATATCGGGAACTGCATCGCCGTTGAAGCCATCGAGCAGCTGAAGGGCAGCGCGGAGCCATCCGCCAACGATGTCATGGCAAGGGGTGAATTCGGGGGGCACGCATGAGCGCAGCCCTGAAATTCCGGCCCATTCTCGAAGGCGAAATCCTCGCGCCGGTATCGCCCGGCCAGATTCCGTTTCATCCGATCGCAAACTGCTTCCGGATGATCGAAGGCACGGCGCGGGCGAAGTTCGATTTCGATGTCGCGCGTCATGGCCTGCGGGAAGATATCGTCATCCACGAGGGGATGATCCTCGACGGCCGCAACCGCTATGTGGCGGCGGTCGCGTCGGGCCTGATTAAGCCGACCGACGATTTCTGCCATCGCGACAGCGACGGCAAGCCCAAGACCTATAAGCCGCCCTTCGTCGAATACGATGTCCGCAGAGAAGGCGATCCGGTCGCGTGGGTGTTCTCGAAGAACATCGCCCGCCGCCATATGGACGAAAGCGAGCTTGCCATGGCCGGCGCGCGGCTGGCCAATATGCGGCAGGGCGAGCGCACGGATCTTCAGCCCGCTGCCGCCGATGACGCCGAACCTTCTGCACCGGTGCAGAAGGTGAGCCAGGCGCAAGCGGCAGAGATCGTCGGCGTGTCCACCCGGAGCGTGGCATCCGCCGCCAAGGTGCTGCGCCAAGGCGCGCCCGAAACGATCAAGGCTGTCGATGCCGGCGAACTGCCGGTCAAGACCGCCGCCAAGATCGCCGCGGCGCCGAAGGAAGAACAGCCCGCGCTCGTCGAGGGCGCGAGGAAGCGGCGCGAGGCGCATGTCTGGGAGCGCGCGGATCTTGAATGGTATGTCGAGCCGGTCATCTGCACGAAAGCGCTGCTCAGCGTCGAAAGCTTCTTCGGCCAGATCCTCGATCCGTCCTGCGGCGGCGGCAATGTCGTCAAGGCCGTCCTGGCCGATCCGCGTGGCATTCCCGTCTTCGGCTCCGATATCGTCCGGCGTGTGCCGGAGGAAACCGCATGGTTCCTGCGCGAGCACGATTTCCTGAAAGACGATTTCGAGAAGCTCGGCATCGATCACCGGCACGCGCCGCTCAACATCATCAATAACCCGCCTTATTTCGGCGCGCAGGGCACCGAAGATTTCATCCGCAAGGCGCTGTCGCTCGCCACGGGCAAAGTCGCGATCTTCACCGAACTGCGCTTCCTCGGCTCGAAGAGCCGTGCCGAAGGGCTTTTCCGCGAGCATCCGCCGACGCGCATTCACATCGTTCTGCCGCGGCCGTCTTGCCCTCCGGGTACTTACATCGAGGCGGGGCATAAGCCGCAGGGCGGCACTGCCGATTGGTGCTGGATCGTCTGGGACCGCGAGGCCATCGGCATGCCGACGCAGTTCAACTGGCTTGTGATGGAGGAAGACAATGGACGCACAGACATCTGAAAGGAAACGCACCATGGCAAAGGGGATTGTCGATTATTTCACCGAGCTGGTGGGCATGCTCAACCGCGGCACGTTCCACCAACAGGTCAATA
Above is a window of Terrihabitans soli DNA encoding:
- a CDS encoding helix-turn-helix domain-containing protein, which encodes MAKTPTRAPLFFKAWRKSRGWTQDYVAEKIDMSGSNYSLLERGEIDYTTKTLTKLAKLYGCSNGDLISRGPNQTEDELIRLARDLPEEKRDQLLKIAKTFLN
- a CDS encoding DNA cytosine methyltransferase produces the protein MNVHTPSALLPFDYIAGGWAERLGPQYRYILDYFAGGGGASEGIKQALGRSPDFAINHDPEALALHEANHPETTHLQESVFKANPFNLIGPKGKIGLVWYSPDCKHFSKAKGGKPVEKEIRGLAWVVPKTIADCEPECRPDVIILENVEEFQDWGPLTADNMPDKSRKGEEFKRWTKALRKLGYVLEWRELRACDFGAPTIRKRFFLIGRRDGKPIVWPEPTHKPKSVNEDGIVTAWAKGHGLTLADLQSLKPWRTAAEIIDWSKRGYSIFMSKDEATKLREGTGVRVNRPLEPATLRRVAKGVHRFVLTAADPFLVLINHEGDGFRGQALTEPMCTLTARRDAHGVVSPTLARVAHGDEDRSGKKRGKGEHSIEEPLPTVMASPEFATVQTHLVRTDMTSAHERNGVYDLEEPLRTQMSSNAFAAVQTHLMTMRNSEKPHTDSNEPTHTITAGGAGLAAVEAHLVAPHIQAAQHGGSMRDGDEPVHTITASRKDQNCLAAVHLTKFTTGSVGQMPTEPVPTLTCAHSDYHPGGALPLGVVEAHLAAGTMVQMGYGEHEGQPPRALDIDKPLGTAVAQGNKFAAVTADLHAAFIAQNNNHNGEEGHAGRDAEQPLSTICGSGSHAAVASAGLINMRGSDRRMAGTDKPVNTITGQGNHLGAIGVTLIKYYGTDQKPDLRAPLDTATTKDRFGLVEVETASLDLSEEQRYAAWWCARFMEDYGPEEPKPLYPHSRASMLGVGGYVVVDITLRMLMPRELYSAQGFPPDYKIDIDYKGKPLSKAAQTRMCGNSVPPPLARALVAANCPHLAVQSEAA